From one Mobula hypostoma chromosome 28, sMobHyp1.1, whole genome shotgun sequence genomic stretch:
- the LOC134338697 gene encoding C3a anaphylatoxin chemotactic receptor-like: protein MDYSGDDYFFNTTFFENYTDEILIMDNRTQLPASSILPIIVYALTFLLGVPGNGAVIWVTGFKMKRSVNTVWFLNLAVADLTYCLTLPFQMANIALENTWPRDNVLCKLLPSAIVLNMYASVFLLTMISIDRCLAVTRPIWSQTHRSLPWVRAACLGAWSLAFLMCLPTLLTRQIYIDSEFGLIFCTFNYTGTYFGDRTREVVEVTRALFAFIFPFLIMASCYLLIGQKLQRGKFAKSSKTTKPIRLIAFVVAAFFTCWLPYHICGLAQAFFNLQVAMIWDNLSVGLASFNSALNPILYVFAGRDFRQVFRRSLCSSLRLAFAEERTESACSTRIKTISSTDASV, encoded by the coding sequence ATGGACTATTCTGGAGATGATTACTTTTTCAATACTACTTTCTTTGAAAACTACACCGATGAGATCTTAATTATGGATAACAGGACCCAACTGCCAGCATCTTCCATTTTGCCCATCATTGTCTATGCCCTCACTTTCCTGTTGGGGGTCCCTGGCAATGGTGCTGTCATCTGGGTGACAGGCTTCAAGATGAAACGGAGTGTCAACACGGtgtggttcctgaacctggctgtgGCAGACCTGACCTACtgcctcaccctccccttccagaTGGCTAACATTGCGCTGGAAAACACCTGGCCGAGAGACAACGTCCTCTGTAAGCTCCTTCCCTCGGCCATCGTCCTCAACATGTACGCCAGTGTCTTCCTATTGACCATGATCAGCATCGACCGCTGTCTGGCCGTCACTAGGCCcatctggtcccagactcaccgGTCCCTGCCTTGGGTGCGTGCGGCCTGCCTTGGGGCCTGGAGCCTCGCCTTCCTCATGTGCCTGCCCACTCTGCTGACACGGCAGATATACATAGATTCTGAGTTCGGCTTAATTTTCTGCACCTTTAACTACACTGGGACATATTTTGGAGACCGGACCAGGGAGGTGGTGGAGGTGACACGGGCCctctttgccttcatcttccccttcctcatCATGGCATCCTGCTACCTCCTGATCGGCCAGAAGCTGCAGAGGGGCAAGTTCGCCAAGTCCAGCAAGACCACGAAGCCTATCCGCCTCATTGCATTTGTAGTTGCCGCCTTTTTCACCTGCTGGCTCCCGTACCACATCTGCGGCCTAGCCCAGGCTTTCTTCAATCTTCAAGTGGCCATGATCTGGGATAACTTGTCCGTGGGCCTAGCCTCCTTCAACAGTGCCCTGAACCCCATCCTCTATGTCTTCGCCGGCCGTGACTTCCGCCAGGTCTTCCGGCGCTCCCTGTGCAGCTCGCTCCGTTTGGCCTTTGCTGAGGAGCGGACAGAGTCAGCCTGCAGCACTCGCATCAAGACCATCTCCAGTACGGATGCCAGTGTGTGA